A section of the Elizabethkingia anophelis R26 genome encodes:
- a CDS encoding DUF4303 domain-containing protein: MKCRVQIRNLTSTLLREELDKHGDDDDWFLDFQDKLYETCVEVLEKLKQENFFTQITGKEVFLTFTISDYEINSKYIRNLISRLNDNSYKAEFYQWMKSWGTYKPIQELQNLLDSDKTITEQDVYPFTVKPSTRELTYQLLDEYNKTDLFSKEFYTIEKAAESNLVNWLVYPTELNAFPDELEYLQRISINSDEDDDAFHYEVFRYRINEPHWAAENGWMLGVVGPYYNESLPYDYPAATFSRTDSTTDKVTPEDEALWVHQNIF, translated from the coding sequence ATGAAATGCAGGGTGCAGATCAGGAATTTAACGAGTACCTTACTAAGAGAAGAACTGGACAAACATGGCGATGATGACGACTGGTTCTTGGATTTTCAGGACAAACTTTATGAAACTTGTGTTGAAGTACTGGAAAAATTAAAACAGGAAAACTTCTTCACTCAGATTACCGGAAAAGAAGTATTTCTAACATTTACAATTTCTGATTATGAGATCAACAGCAAGTACATCAGAAATTTGATTTCCCGATTAAACGATAATAGTTATAAAGCGGAGTTTTATCAATGGATGAAGTCCTGGGGAACTTACAAACCTATACAGGAGCTTCAGAATCTTTTGGATAGTGATAAAACGATTACCGAACAGGACGTCTACCCTTTTACAGTTAAACCTTCTACCCGTGAGCTTACCTACCAGCTTTTGGATGAATATAATAAAACAGATCTGTTTTCAAAGGAATTTTACACCATTGAAAAAGCAGCCGAATCTAATCTGGTTAATTGGCTGGTTTATCCTACCGAACTTAATGCTTTTCCCGACGAATTGGAATACCTGCAAAGGATAAGCATCAATTCAGACGAAGATGATGATGCTTTCCATTATGAAGTTTTCAGATACAGAATAAACGAACCTCACTGGGCTGCCGAAAATGGATGGATGCTTGGTGTAGTAGGACCTTATTACAATGAAAGTCTACCATACGATTATCCCGCTGCAACTTTTAGCAGAACTGACAGTACAACTGACAAAGTAACTCCGGAGGACGAAGCACTGTGGGTGCATCAGAATATATTTTAA
- a CDS encoding acyl-CoA dehydrogenase, with amino-acid sequence MDFNLSEEQLMIQQAARDFAQNELLPGVIERDDQQKFPAEQVKKMGEMGFLGMMVDPKYGGAGMDSVSYVLAMEEISKVDASAAVVMSVNNSLVCAGLERFASEEQKVKYLTPLAKGEVIGAFALSEPEAGSDATSQSTTAEDKGDYYLLNGTKNWITNGNNATYYIVIAQTHPEKGHKGINAFIVEKGWEGFIVGKKEDKLGIRGSDTHSLMFTDVKVPKENRIGEDGFGFKFAMAVLNGGRIGIASQALGIASGAYELALKYAKERKAFGTEIINHQAVAFKLADMHVNITAARMLCFKAAVEKDAGKDISESGAMAKLFASKTAMDTTIEAVQIHGGYGYVKEYHVERMMRDAKITQIYEGTSEIQKIVISRAIAK; translated from the coding sequence ATGGACTTTAATTTATCAGAAGAGCAACTGATGATTCAGCAGGCAGCAAGAGATTTTGCACAGAACGAACTTTTACCCGGAGTAATTGAAAGAGACGATCAGCAAAAATTTCCGGCCGAGCAGGTAAAGAAAATGGGGGAAATGGGCTTCCTGGGTATGATGGTAGATCCTAAATATGGAGGTGCCGGAATGGATAGTGTTTCTTATGTATTAGCAATGGAGGAGATCTCTAAGGTAGATGCTTCTGCAGCTGTTGTCATGTCGGTAAATAACTCTTTGGTATGCGCAGGATTAGAGCGTTTCGCGAGTGAAGAACAAAAAGTAAAATACCTTACACCTTTAGCAAAAGGAGAGGTAATTGGTGCGTTTGCTTTGTCTGAGCCTGAAGCGGGATCTGACGCTACATCACAAAGTACTACTGCAGAAGATAAAGGAGACTACTATTTACTGAATGGTACTAAAAACTGGATTACAAATGGTAATAATGCTACTTACTATATTGTAATTGCACAGACTCACCCGGAAAAAGGCCATAAAGGTATCAATGCTTTTATAGTAGAAAAAGGCTGGGAAGGTTTTATAGTTGGTAAAAAAGAAGATAAATTAGGAATCAGAGGAAGCGATACACATTCTTTGATGTTTACTGATGTAAAGGTACCTAAAGAAAACAGAATTGGTGAAGACGGATTCGGTTTCAAATTTGCAATGGCCGTATTAAACGGTGGTAGAATAGGTATTGCTTCTCAGGCTTTAGGTATTGCTTCCGGAGCTTATGAACTGGCGCTGAAGTATGCTAAAGAAAGAAAAGCTTTCGGAACTGAAATTATCAATCATCAGGCTGTTGCATTTAAATTAGCAGATATGCATGTGAATATTACTGCTGCAAGAATGTTATGCTTTAAAGCGGCAGTTGAAAAAGATGCTGGAAAAGATATCTCTGAAAGTGGGGCTATGGCAAAATTATTTGCCTCTAAAACTGCTATGGATACTACGATTGAAGCAGTACAGATCCACGGTGGATATGGATATGTAAAAGAGTACCATGTAGAGCGTATGATGCGTGATGCGAAGATTACTCAGATCTATGAAGGAACTTCTGAAATTCAGAAAATCGTTATTTCCAGAGCTATTGCTAAATAA
- a CDS encoding MmcQ/YjbR family DNA-binding protein, with protein sequence MDIETFREYCLQMTAVTEDFPFGPDTLVFKVADKMFALCGLNSPAFSVNLKCDPERIIDLREEYDDIQPGYHMNKNHWNTVNFEGKLPEKFLKELIQHSYEQVVKGLPKKKREELSL encoded by the coding sequence ATGGATATAGAAACTTTTAGAGAATACTGCCTGCAAATGACAGCCGTTACCGAGGACTTTCCTTTTGGTCCGGATACATTAGTCTTTAAAGTGGCAGATAAGATGTTTGCATTATGTGGACTAAACAGTCCTGCATTCAGTGTTAATCTGAAGTGTGATCCGGAAAGGATTATCGATCTGCGCGAAGAATATGATGATATACAACCCGGTTATCATATGAATAAAAACCATTGGAATACTGTAAATTTTGAAGGAAAACTTCCGGAAAAATTTTTAAAAGAGCTCATTCAGCATTCCTATGAGCAGGTCGTAAAAGGTTTACCAAAGAAAAAAAGAGAAGAACTTTCATTATAA
- a CDS encoding VOC family protein produces the protein MQKLQKISSETNIITWFEIPVSNTQRAKNFYETILNIEMTTQFIAETNETLTFFPYNPEVIQATSGRVTGVLTESENNFPSRSGTIVYINASPNLQSVLDKVQHAGGELLSPVINIKAGLIAFILDSEGNRIGLHSEK, from the coding sequence ATGCAAAAGTTACAAAAGATCAGTTCAGAAACGAATATTATTACATGGTTCGAAATCCCTGTAAGCAATACCCAGCGTGCTAAAAATTTCTATGAAACAATTCTGAATATTGAGATGACCACTCAATTTATTGCCGAAACCAATGAAACACTTACTTTCTTTCCTTACAATCCGGAAGTAATACAGGCTACATCCGGCAGAGTAACTGGTGTACTCACGGAGTCTGAAAATAATTTTCCATCCCGTAGCGGAACAATCGTATACATCAATGCAAGCCCCAATCTTCAATCTGTGCTGGATAAAGTTCAGCACGCAGGCGGGGAGCTTTTATCACCAGTCATAAATATTAAAGCCGGGCTTATTGCTTTTATACTGGATTCTGAAGGAAACAGAATTGGTCTCCATTCGGAAAAATAA
- a CDS encoding DUF4303 domain-containing protein: MNFQTLKHKIETATKKAFLEIYEKAGSEDLYAFALYSDEGAMTVCPSANSLKHLKKTPTNDITYYKFEPSEWKYEMQGADQEFNEYLTKRRTGQTWR; this comes from the coding sequence ATGAATTTTCAAACACTAAAGCACAAAATAGAAACTGCTACTAAAAAAGCATTCTTAGAAATATATGAAAAAGCAGGATCGGAAGATCTTTATGCTTTTGCACTATACAGTGATGAAGGCGCTATGACTGTCTGTCCTTCTGCCAACTCTCTAAAGCATTTGAAAAAGACGCCTACAAATGATATTACTTATTACAAATTTGAACCTTCAGAATGGAAATATGAAATGCAGGGTGCAGATCAGGAATTTAACGAGTACCTTACTAAGAGAAGAACTGGACAAACATGGCGATGA
- a CDS encoding HNH endonuclease, translating into MEYKTIFGIFFKSGITKTIELFSQTEFQLLVDKNSILSVFERTIFDLHDTPIILTDKIILNINKFISDISEDNPQILELQKYFNQLKKGDILFVIPDIDKFTSEQNLDIYAKVETYFRNDPNFGNKFKFYTQDCNNSYYAETFGMNRIIIGNKKHCRFCNKTINEGAMFKKKSHAISEALGNKRIISIEECDDCNNKFSMSIEPDIVKYFSLHRNYWSIKGKGGVKNIRGNNFSLKKEDIHKLNIIASDKIFSKKGIHNFELDLGYINFQNIYRALCKFFISVVPESYLENFRETIEWINGNKSLKKLPTIAQVETDKCVEHPHIICHIKKDKNLELPYAFCEFYFSSLLLVYIIPITKEDKILEKKFSYEEIFEKFWNSNEAKFFSLFKDWDFKSFNDDFSINYKRNIEIDAESKTITLI; encoded by the coding sequence ATGGAATATAAAACAATATTTGGAATCTTTTTTAAAAGTGGGATAACAAAAACAATAGAGTTATTCTCCCAAACCGAATTTCAATTATTAGTTGATAAAAATAGCATTCTATCCGTTTTCGAAAGAACTATATTTGATTTACATGATACTCCAATTATATTAACCGACAAAATCATATTAAATATAAATAAATTTATTAGTGATATTTCAGAAGATAATCCTCAAATTTTAGAATTACAGAAATATTTTAATCAATTGAAAAAAGGTGATATTTTATTTGTTATTCCTGATATAGACAAATTTACATCTGAACAAAATTTAGATATTTACGCTAAAGTTGAAACCTATTTTAGAAATGACCCAAACTTTGGAAATAAGTTTAAATTTTATACACAGGATTGTAATAATTCATATTATGCAGAAACATTCGGAATGAATAGGATCATAATAGGAAATAAAAAGCATTGTAGGTTTTGTAATAAGACAATTAATGAAGGAGCAATGTTCAAAAAAAAATCACATGCTATATCTGAAGCATTAGGCAACAAAAGAATTATAAGCATTGAAGAGTGTGATGATTGTAATAATAAATTTAGTATGTCTATTGAACCTGATATTGTGAAATATTTTTCTTTGCATAGAAACTATTGGAGCATTAAGGGAAAAGGAGGAGTAAAAAATATTAGAGGGAACAATTTTTCATTAAAGAAAGAAGATATACATAAATTAAATATAATAGCCTCTGATAAAATCTTCTCAAAAAAAGGAATACACAATTTTGAACTCGACTTAGGATACATTAATTTTCAAAATATTTATAGGGCTCTATGCAAGTTTTTTATCTCAGTAGTTCCAGAATCATATCTTGAAAATTTTAGAGAAACCATAGAATGGATTAATGGTAACAAATCTTTAAAAAAACTTCCTACAATTGCACAAGTTGAAACAGATAAGTGTGTAGAGCATCCCCATATAATATGTCATATCAAAAAAGATAAAAATTTAGAGCTCCCCTATGCATTTTGTGAATTTTATTTCTCTTCCCTATTATTAGTTTATATAATACCCATAACCAAAGAAGATAAAATATTAGAAAAAAAATTTTCTTATGAAGAAATTTTTGAAAAATTCTGGAATTCCAATGAAGCAAAATTCTTTAGTTTATTTAAAGATTGGGATTTTAAATCTTTTAATGATGATTTTTCTATAAATTATAAAAGAAACATTGAGATTGATGCTGAAAGTAAAACTATAACTCTTATTTAG
- a CDS encoding AMP-dependent synthetase/ligase: MSAKRIFDFAHKALEKYPKEDAFATKKNGEWIKTSTLQYITQANKISRGLIKLGIKPGDKIGLISHNNRTEWAIMDIGMSQIGVISVPVYPTISEEDYEYIFNNAEIKYCFVSDKELYNKLISVQPKVSSLMGVFAFDDVKGAPNWKEILDLGEDDSTQSEIEDIANIIKTDDIATLIYTSGTTGRPKGVALTHENIVSNVLNSNPRIPDVKLDYKEMKCLSFLPLCHVFERMLLYLYQHNGYSIYFAESIDKVGDNLKEVKPQFMTVVPRLVEKVYDKIYNTGASAGGMKTKIFLWALSLVEDYELGKSMGIKGWIADKLVFSKWREGLGGNIVALVSGSAALSPRLNRIFHGAGIPILEGYGLTETSPVIAVNSFKHRKFGTVGWPIENAEVKIAEDGEILVKGTSVFKGYYMDEEKTKEAFTEDGYFKTGDIGFIDDEGFLKITDRKKEMFKTSGGKYIAPQVIENNAKASKFIEQIMVIGDGEKMPAAFIQPDFEFVKAWAERKGLNIGSSYAEIAANEDVKQRIAQEIEALNKHLGKWEQIKKFELTPIVWSIDEGLLTPTLKLKRKIIKEKFIDLYNKIYEH, from the coding sequence ATGTCCGCAAAAAGAATTTTCGATTTTGCCCATAAAGCATTAGAAAAATATCCAAAAGAGGATGCCTTCGCCACTAAAAAAAATGGCGAATGGATAAAAACCTCTACTTTACAATATATCACTCAGGCAAATAAAATATCAAGAGGTCTAATTAAACTGGGAATTAAACCCGGAGATAAAATCGGACTTATCTCTCACAATAACCGTACAGAGTGGGCTATAATGGACATCGGAATGTCCCAGATCGGGGTCATAAGTGTGCCTGTATACCCTACTATCAGTGAAGAGGATTATGAATATATTTTTAATAATGCTGAAATAAAATACTGCTTTGTCTCCGATAAAGAATTATACAATAAACTAATTTCTGTACAACCAAAGGTATCCAGTCTGATGGGTGTATTTGCGTTTGATGATGTAAAAGGAGCACCAAACTGGAAGGAAATTCTGGACTTAGGTGAAGATGACAGTACTCAGTCTGAGATTGAAGATATTGCCAATATCATAAAAACAGACGATATTGCCACATTGATTTATACATCCGGAACAACCGGGCGTCCTAAAGGCGTTGCGCTTACTCACGAAAATATTGTATCCAATGTATTGAATTCTAATCCCCGCATTCCTGATGTAAAATTGGATTACAAGGAAATGAAGTGTCTTAGCTTCCTGCCTCTGTGCCATGTATTCGAAAGAATGTTATTATATCTTTATCAGCATAATGGTTACTCCATCTATTTTGCGGAAAGCATAGATAAAGTTGGAGATAATCTAAAAGAGGTAAAACCTCAGTTTATGACTGTAGTCCCGCGTTTGGTAGAAAAAGTATACGATAAAATCTACAATACCGGAGCCTCTGCTGGCGGCATGAAAACAAAAATTTTCCTTTGGGCTTTATCACTTGTTGAAGATTATGAACTAGGGAAAAGTATGGGTATTAAAGGTTGGATTGCAGACAAACTTGTTTTTTCGAAATGGAGAGAAGGTTTAGGCGGTAACATCGTGGCTTTGGTTTCTGGTTCTGCGGCTTTATCACCAAGATTAAACAGAATTTTCCACGGTGCAGGTATTCCAATTCTGGAAGGTTACGGATTGACAGAAACATCACCTGTAATTGCAGTAAACAGCTTCAAACACAGAAAATTTGGTACTGTAGGCTGGCCTATTGAAAACGCTGAGGTAAAAATTGCCGAGGATGGAGAAATCCTTGTAAAAGGGACTTCGGTATTCAAAGGGTATTACATGGATGAAGAAAAAACTAAGGAAGCTTTTACCGAAGACGGATACTTTAAAACCGGTGATATTGGATTTATTGACGATGAAGGATTCCTAAAAATTACCGACCGTAAGAAAGAAATGTTCAAAACTTCGGGTGGTAAATATATTGCACCACAGGTTATAGAAAACAATGCCAAAGCTTCTAAATTTATCGAACAGATTATGGTTATTGGTGATGGCGAAAAAATGCCGGCAGCCTTTATCCAGCCAGATTTCGAGTTTGTAAAAGCATGGGCTGAGAGAAAAGGACTAAATATTGGTTCCTCTTATGCAGAGATTGCTGCAAATGAAGATGTAAAACAGCGAATCGCTCAGGAAATAGAAGCACTGAACAAACATCTTGGAAAATGGGAACAGATCAAAAAATTTGAACTCACTCCTATTGTCTGGAGTATAGATGAAGGTTTGCTGACACCGACATTAAAGCTTAAACGTAAAATAATAAAAGAAAAGTTCATAGATTTATACAACAAAATCTACGAGCATTAA
- a CDS encoding Crp/Fnr family transcriptional regulator, whose translation MSLLLQFIRSLTEFSDESWKMLQPALTVKTYKKNELLLQEGQVCNSLFYIEKGYCRSFYDINGTDKNTEFFFENEIATNVDSFGNGQVSAYNIIACEPLTVIIFDKAKLFQAAQECREIENLGRHCVRLIATKQEKFATLFKLYSAQERLEYIEQKYPEMTQRISLSQLASFLGVARETLSRIRKRRISG comes from the coding sequence GTGAGTCTTCTTTTACAATTCATTCGCTCCCTTACTGAGTTTTCAGATGAAAGCTGGAAAATGCTGCAGCCTGCACTTACTGTAAAAACATATAAAAAAAACGAACTGTTATTACAGGAAGGACAGGTTTGCAATTCTCTTTTTTATATTGAAAAGGGCTATTGCAGAAGCTTTTATGATATCAACGGAACAGATAAGAACACTGAGTTTTTCTTTGAAAACGAAATTGCTACAAATGTAGACAGCTTTGGTAACGGACAAGTATCTGCATATAACATTATTGCATGTGAGCCGCTAACAGTTATTATTTTTGATAAAGCAAAACTGTTTCAGGCGGCACAGGAATGCAGGGAGATTGAAAATCTTGGCAGACACTGCGTTCGCTTAATTGCTACAAAACAGGAAAAATTTGCCACTTTATTCAAACTCTATTCTGCACAGGAACGTCTGGAATATATAGAACAAAAGTATCCTGAAATGACACAGAGAATATCACTCTCACAACTGGCCTCTTTTCTGGGAGTTGCAAGGGAAACCCTTAGCAGAATTCGCAAACGGAGAATTTCCGGTTAA
- a CDS encoding SIR2 family NAD-dependent protein deacylase has translation MKKIVVLSGAGISAESGIKTFRDSNGLWENHKIEDVASPEGFARNPELVLEFYNLRRRQLSEVNPNEAHYILAELQKDFDVHIITQNVDDLHERAGSENIIHLHGELKKARPVNDEESIIPWEGDLNLGDLDENGIQLRPHIVWFGEMVPEMENAATIASTADILLVIGTSLQVYPAASLLHYVPAGCEIFVIDPHLSQNFTNEKNFFKTSATEGMKLFREVIYGR, from the coding sequence ATGAAAAAAATAGTTGTTCTCTCCGGAGCCGGTATCAGTGCTGAAAGCGGTATCAAAACTTTCAGAGACTCAAACGGGCTTTGGGAAAATCATAAAATAGAAGATGTTGCGAGCCCCGAAGGTTTTGCCAGAAATCCAGAACTTGTATTGGAATTTTACAATCTACGCCGGCGTCAGCTAAGTGAAGTCAATCCAAATGAAGCTCACTATATTCTGGCCGAGCTTCAGAAAGATTTCGATGTACATATTATTACACAGAATGTAGATGATCTGCATGAGAGAGCCGGTTCTGAAAACATTATACATTTACACGGAGAATTAAAAAAAGCAAGACCTGTTAATGATGAGGAAAGCATTATTCCATGGGAAGGTGATCTGAATCTGGGAGATCTGGATGAAAACGGAATCCAGCTTCGCCCACATATCGTTTGGTTTGGTGAGATGGTTCCGGAAATGGAAAATGCAGCTACTATAGCTTCTACTGCTGATATTCTACTGGTAATCGGTACAAGTTTACAAGTATATCCGGCAGCATCGCTACTCCACTACGTTCCGGCAGGTTGCGAAATTTTTGTAATTGATCCACACCTCAGCCAGAATTTTACGAACGAGAAAAATTTCTTTAAAACCTCAGCTACAGAGGGTATGAAACTATTCCGGGAAGTCATATACGGAAGATAA
- a CDS encoding YggS family pyridoxal phosphate-dependent enzyme yields the protein MSIQKNYEEIIQSLPANVKLVAVSKTHPAEAIQEVYNLGQRVFGENKVQEMVAKQPILPNDIQWHLIGHLQSNKVKYVAEFVDTIESVDSEKLLEEINKQAAKHNRKIKVLLQVKIAEEDSKTGMEVSETKELFQKYLQGHFENIEITGLMGIGTFTDDTEQTKREFLFLKRLFDQLSAQKKLETLSMGMSGDYQLAIECGSTSVRIGSSIFGARDYSI from the coding sequence ATGTCTATACAGAAAAACTACGAAGAAATTATACAATCCTTACCCGCAAATGTAAAACTGGTTGCAGTATCCAAAACCCATCCTGCCGAAGCTATTCAGGAAGTTTACAATCTTGGTCAACGGGTTTTTGGAGAAAATAAAGTTCAGGAAATGGTCGCCAAACAGCCTATACTCCCAAATGATATCCAATGGCATCTGATCGGACATCTGCAAAGCAACAAGGTAAAATATGTTGCCGAGTTTGTAGATACAATTGAAAGTGTAGATTCTGAAAAATTACTGGAAGAAATTAATAAACAAGCGGCAAAGCATAACCGTAAAATTAAAGTTTTGCTACAGGTAAAAATCGCGGAAGAAGATTCTAAAACCGGAATGGAGGTTTCGGAAACTAAAGAGCTTTTCCAGAAGTATCTTCAAGGACATTTTGAAAATATAGAAATTACCGGTCTTATGGGTATTGGTACTTTTACTGATGATACAGAGCAAACCAAAAGAGAGTTTTTATTCCTGAAAAGGCTTTTTGATCAGCTTTCTGCACAGAAAAAACTGGAAACACTATCTATGGGGATGAGCGGCGACTATCAACTGGCTATTGAATGCGGTTCTACTTCTGTAAGAATAGGTTCTTCTATTTTCGGAGCAAGAGATTATAGTATTTAA
- a CDS encoding YdeI/OmpD-associated family protein — MTPLTDKIYLLEKFSGKGGWTFVRLPEIPTGQNTPFGWVKVHGTIDSYEIKNYNLQPMGNGRLFLPVKAEIRKKIKKQEGDYVHVILYEDHSPYEIPEELKLCLLEEPYVYDIFGAYTDGEKKTITKWIYSAKSEQTKAERIAKVINDIVDKNPRY, encoded by the coding sequence ATGACTCCTTTAACAGATAAAATATATCTTCTGGAAAAATTCAGCGGAAAAGGCGGATGGACTTTTGTAAGACTCCCTGAAATACCAACTGGCCAGAATACGCCGTTTGGGTGGGTAAAAGTACATGGAACAATAGACAGTTACGAGATTAAAAATTATAATCTGCAACCTATGGGAAACGGTCGTTTATTTTTACCAGTAAAAGCTGAAATCAGAAAAAAAATAAAAAAACAGGAAGGAGATTATGTTCATGTTATACTATATGAAGATCATAGTCCTTATGAAATACCGGAAGAACTAAAGCTCTGCCTTTTGGAAGAACCTTATGTATACGATATATTTGGGGCTTATACTGATGGTGAAAAGAAAACAATCACGAAATGGATATATTCTGCAAAATCAGAGCAAACTAAGGCAGAACGGATTGCAAAAGTCATTAATGATATTGTCGATAAAAATCCCCGGTACTGA
- a CDS encoding glycoside hydrolase family 16 protein has translation MKKTILLLLCFSTGSIFAQSVKSGSTLQLLGTRNWIRVNLPVQKDTSSKLYWSTENKKPVSPNATINNNEAFYIQNVKPETLYYIWAETSQGLQKQTVRTSKKWTLDTSELKELNTNPSSEAIPQGMKIFWQDEFNDKLLNKNKWSTNYFSSLNYTSEESKKEMLAGQLPQPAYTLNGKFINLYISDTLPKRSYNLKGGQKISSIQTYDWKSNENLLDNSRGGYFEVKVRRNSSGNPEGTNTAFWFDSPGPDLRYYLEQGTNLNGTEGIRPKGQLFEIDVFEYLNAQFVLHGHVDKKGVFQRNLATHIAEGIDHINKWVTHGILWTPTSIKHYINGKLIKDYTDKHQIYSPNHFMNVFLGSYGAKGQVNMDVDYIRAYNWPLEKGNELPNPGFEDSGSLIPWEGNGTLVPQKGIKNSTAALLNPGENIEQYVYLNHSTSYQLELFIKNKGNIKVDIDDTAPVSGTLSSIKKSEFTGNGNYAKQHIDFITGKDKAYNMKTIRISVKNTGNSAVLLDDITIKKIK, from the coding sequence ATGAAAAAAACGATCTTACTACTGTTATGCTTCTCAACCGGGAGCATATTTGCTCAATCTGTAAAGTCCGGAAGCACATTGCAGCTACTGGGAACAAGAAACTGGATACGGGTAAACCTTCCTGTACAAAAGGATACCAGCTCCAAACTATATTGGTCCACAGAAAATAAAAAACCCGTGTCTCCCAATGCAACGATCAATAATAATGAAGCTTTCTACATACAGAATGTAAAACCGGAAACCTTGTATTATATATGGGCAGAAACTTCACAGGGATTACAAAAGCAAACCGTAAGAACTTCTAAAAAATGGACTTTAGATACTTCGGAATTAAAAGAATTAAATACCAATCCAAGCTCCGAAGCCATTCCCCAAGGTATGAAAATTTTCTGGCAGGATGAATTCAATGATAAGCTCCTGAATAAAAATAAATGGTCCACCAATTACTTCTCTTCTCTCAATTACACTTCAGAAGAATCTAAAAAAGAAATGTTAGCCGGTCAGCTGCCACAACCTGCATACACTCTCAACGGTAAATTTATCAATCTATATATCAGTGATACTCTTCCAAAACGGTCTTATAACCTAAAAGGAGGTCAAAAAATTTCATCAATACAAACCTACGATTGGAAAAGCAACGAAAATCTTTTAGACAATAGTCGTGGTGGTTATTTTGAAGTGAAAGTAAGACGAAACAGCAGTGGGAATCCTGAAGGCACTAATACTGCATTTTGGTTCGATTCACCTGGCCCTGACTTGCGCTATTATCTGGAGCAGGGCACAAATCTGAATGGCACTGAAGGAATAAGACCTAAAGGGCAACTTTTTGAGATCGATGTATTTGAGTATCTTAATGCTCAGTTTGTACTTCATGGCCACGTAGACAAAAAAGGTGTTTTTCAGCGCAATCTGGCGACTCATATCGCCGAGGGGATTGATCATATCAACAAATGGGTAACACATGGTATTTTGTGGACACCAACCAGTATTAAGCATTACATCAACGGAAAACTGATTAAAGATTATACCGACAAGCATCAGATCTACTCCCCCAATCATTTTATGAATGTATTCCTGGGAAGTTACGGAGCCAAAGGACAGGTAAATATGGATGTTGACTATATTCGGGCTTATAACTGGCCATTGGAAAAAGGAAATGAACTTCCTAATCCTGGCTTTGAGGACAGCGGAAGTTTGATACCCTGGGAAGGAAATGGGACTTTAGTACCACAAAAAGGTATTAAAAACAGTACAGCAGCTTTACTGAATCCCGGAGAGAATATCGAACAATATGTTTATTTAAATCACAGTACTTCTTATCAGTTGGAATTATTCATTAAAAATAAAGGCAATATAAAAGTTGATATTGATGATACAGCTCCTGTTTCCGGAACACTTTCTTCGATTAAAAAATCAGAATTTACAGGAAATGGCAATTATGCTAAACAACATATTGATTTCATTACCGGAAAAGACAAGGCCTACAATATGAAAACAATACGTATTTCTGTAAAAAACACGGGCAATTCAGCGGTATTACTGGACGACATTACGATTAAAAAAATTAAATAA